A genomic stretch from Falco cherrug isolate bFalChe1 chromosome 1, bFalChe1.pri, whole genome shotgun sequence includes:
- the TVP23C gene encoding Golgi apparatus membrane protein TVP23 homolog C isoform X2, producing MVTIILLLSCDFWAVKNVTGRLMVGLRWWNQVDDDGRSHWIFEARKVSTQGSKASSEAESRIFWLGLITCPMIWVIFAFSALFSFKVKWLAVVVMGVVLQGANLYGYIRCKVGSRKNLTSMATSYLGKQFLRQTVAKEDQTAS from the exons ATGGTGACTATTATCCTCCTCTTGTCATGTGACTTTTGGGCTGTAAAG aaTGTCACAGGGCGACTGATGGTTGGCCTTCGTTGGTGGAACCAGGTGGATGATGATGGTAGAAGTCACTGGATATTTGAAGCCAGGAAg gTATCAACGCAAGGGAGTAAAGCCTCATCAGAAGCAGAGTCACGAATTTTCTGGTTAGGTCTAATTACCTGTCCCATGATCTGGGTGATATTTGCTTTCAGCgctctcttttctttcaaagtgaaATGGCTG GCAGTGGTGGTGATGGGAGTGGTGCTTCAGGGAGCCAACCTTTATGGTTATATCAGGTGTAAAGTTGGCAGTAGAAAGAACTTGACGAGCATGGCCACCAGCTATCTTGGAAAGCAGTTCTTGCGGCAG ACTGTGGCTAAAGAGGACCAAACAGCATCCTGA
- the TVP23C gene encoding Golgi apparatus membrane protein TVP23 homolog C isoform X1 has protein sequence MLRQDSSDDIEDVSLFDADDDASRRSKKSKIRHPVASFFHLFFRVSAIVVYLLCELLTSSFIACMVTIILLLSCDFWAVKNVTGRLMVGLRWWNQVDDDGRSHWIFEARKVSTQGSKASSEAESRIFWLGLITCPMIWVIFAFSALFSFKVKWLAVVVMGVVLQGANLYGYIRCKVGSRKNLTSMATSYLGKQFLRQTVAKEDQTAS, from the exons ATGTTACGGCAG GACAGCAGTGATGACATTGAAGATGTGTCTCTCTTTGATGCAGATGATGATGCATCCAGGAGATCAAAAAAGTCAAAAATAAG GCATCCAGTGGCATCATTTTTCCACTTATTCTTCCGAGTCAGTGCGATAGTTGTCTATCTGCTCTGTGAGCTCTTAACTAGCAGCTTTATTGCCTGCATGGTGACTATTATCCTCCTCTTGTCATGTGACTTTTGGGCTGTAAAG aaTGTCACAGGGCGACTGATGGTTGGCCTTCGTTGGTGGAACCAGGTGGATGATGATGGTAGAAGTCACTGGATATTTGAAGCCAGGAAg gTATCAACGCAAGGGAGTAAAGCCTCATCAGAAGCAGAGTCACGAATTTTCTGGTTAGGTCTAATTACCTGTCCCATGATCTGGGTGATATTTGCTTTCAGCgctctcttttctttcaaagtgaaATGGCTG GCAGTGGTGGTGATGGGAGTGGTGCTTCAGGGAGCCAACCTTTATGGTTATATCAGGTGTAAAGTTGGCAGTAGAAAGAACTTGACGAGCATGGCCACCAGCTATCTTGGAAAGCAGTTCTTGCGGCAG ACTGTGGCTAAAGAGGACCAAACAGCATCCTGA
- the TVP23C gene encoding Golgi apparatus membrane protein TVP23 homolog C isoform X3, producing the protein MVGLRWWNQVDDDGRSHWIFEARKVSTQGSKASSEAESRIFWLGLITCPMIWVIFAFSALFSFKVKWLAVVVMGVVLQGANLYGYIRCKVGSRKNLTSMATSYLGKQFLRQTVAKEDQTAS; encoded by the exons ATGGTTGGCCTTCGTTGGTGGAACCAGGTGGATGATGATGGTAGAAGTCACTGGATATTTGAAGCCAGGAAg gTATCAACGCAAGGGAGTAAAGCCTCATCAGAAGCAGAGTCACGAATTTTCTGGTTAGGTCTAATTACCTGTCCCATGATCTGGGTGATATTTGCTTTCAGCgctctcttttctttcaaagtgaaATGGCTG GCAGTGGTGGTGATGGGAGTGGTGCTTCAGGGAGCCAACCTTTATGGTTATATCAGGTGTAAAGTTGGCAGTAGAAAGAACTTGACGAGCATGGCCACCAGCTATCTTGGAAAGCAGTTCTTGCGGCAG ACTGTGGCTAAAGAGGACCAAACAGCATCCTGA